A genomic segment from Halomonas sp. GD1P12 encodes:
- the mmsB gene encoding 3-hydroxyisobutyrate dehydrogenase, with translation MTRTITMTRIAFIGLGNMGGPMAANLAKAGFDVHAFDLSREALASAKSHGCEVAASAADAARGADIVISMLPAGQHVRSLFVDGETPLKEIIEQGALVIDSSTIDAESARDVAAALEKKGIGFIDAPVSGGVGGAQAGTLTFIVGGSEEQFNRARPVLDVMGKNIFHAGEHGAGQVAKACNNMMLAILMAGTCEAINMGVKNGLDPAVLSEIMKQSSGGNWALNVYNPYPGVMENAPASNDYQGGFLTDLMVKDLGLAMDISQQSAAPVPMGSAARALFTLHKANGHGRLDFSSLMTFYRDKKDGE, from the coding sequence ATAACAAGGACAATCACCATGACCAGGATCGCTTTCATCGGTTTGGGTAACATGGGCGGCCCGATGGCCGCCAATCTGGCCAAGGCCGGCTTCGACGTGCATGCCTTCGATCTCAGCCGGGAGGCGCTTGCAAGCGCCAAATCCCACGGCTGCGAAGTCGCCGCCTCGGCGGCAGACGCCGCCCGTGGCGCCGACATCGTGATCTCCATGCTGCCCGCCGGCCAGCACGTGCGCTCGCTGTTCGTCGATGGCGAAACGCCGCTCAAGGAGATCATCGAGCAGGGCGCGCTGGTCATCGACTCCTCTACCATCGATGCCGAAAGCGCCCGGGATGTCGCCGCGGCGCTGGAGAAGAAGGGGATTGGCTTCATCGACGCGCCGGTATCCGGCGGGGTAGGCGGCGCCCAGGCAGGCACTCTGACCTTCATCGTGGGCGGCAGCGAAGAGCAGTTCAACCGGGCCAGGCCCGTGCTCGACGTGATGGGCAAGAACATCTTTCACGCGGGCGAGCACGGCGCCGGGCAGGTTGCCAAGGCGTGCAACAACATGATGCTCGCGATTTTGATGGCCGGCACCTGCGAGGCGATCAACATGGGGGTGAAAAACGGCCTCGACCCCGCGGTACTCTCGGAGATCATGAAGCAAAGCTCCGGCGGCAACTGGGCGCTGAACGTCTACAATCCGTACCCTGGCGTGATGGAGAACGCCCCGGCGTCGAACGACTACCAGGGCGGCTTTCTGACCGACCTGATGGTCAAGGATCTGGGGCTGGCCATGGATATCAGCCAGCAAAGCGCCGCGCCGGTACCGATGGGCTCCGCCGCCCGCGCCCTGTTTACGCTGCACAAGGCAAACGGTCACGGCCGGCTCGATTTTTCAAGCCTGATGACGTTCTATCGGGACAAGAAAGATGGAGAGTGA
- a CDS encoding glutathione S-transferase family protein has translation MITLWGRDNSTNVKKVRWALEELDIAYEQVQAGLQHGVNDTAAYQAMNPNALVPTLKDDATDSVLWESNTIVRYLAAQYGEGTLWIDEPAKRAQAEKWMDWANTRLSPAHRVMLMSYVRTPPEARDLQKLEEGTAACEELFALLDDALERQPWFSGDAFGLADIAVAPFIYNLWNCGLTWNPRTHLERWYQSLTERPAFQKVVMIPVS, from the coding sequence ATGATTACGCTTTGGGGCCGCGACAACTCCACTAACGTCAAAAAAGTGCGCTGGGCGCTCGAAGAGCTCGACATCGCTTACGAGCAGGTTCAGGCCGGGCTTCAGCACGGCGTAAACGATACAGCGGCGTATCAGGCCATGAATCCAAATGCCCTGGTGCCGACGCTCAAGGATGACGCCACCGACAGCGTTCTATGGGAGTCCAATACTATCGTGCGCTATCTGGCCGCCCAGTACGGCGAGGGCACGCTTTGGATCGATGAGCCCGCCAAGCGCGCCCAGGCCGAGAAGTGGATGGACTGGGCCAATACGCGGCTCAGCCCGGCGCACCGTGTCATGCTGATGAGCTATGTTCGCACCCCACCCGAAGCCCGCGATCTGCAAAAGCTGGAGGAGGGCACCGCCGCCTGCGAGGAGCTCTTCGCGCTTCTGGACGATGCGCTGGAACGTCAACCCTGGTTCTCCGGCGACGCGTTCGGTCTGGCCGATATCGCCGTCGCGCCGTTCATTTACAACTTGTGGAACTGCGGCCTTACCTGGAATCCGCGCACCCACCTGGAGCGCTGGTACCAATCACTGACCGAGCGGCCGGCGTTTCAGAAAGTGGTGATGATTCCCGTTAGCTAA
- a CDS encoding ketopantoate reductase family protein: MNASHWILGPGAIGRLLAHSLAPTCEVTLIGRRALPLFQTLHSAKGERRTQSITCATPAQLTQGASAPPAWLHITTKAMAVEPAFETLHALLPATTPLVLWQNGFLTQPELTNRWPGPVLCASTTEGAYVTGNDRIDHAGRGHTFIGNLNGRHTALAQALAAQLDRAGLATTAVDDIRRRLWQKLAVNAAINPLVAIHGIRNGELRGAAYASDVEAVIREVAAIMALEKIVAPDGGDEQDSWRALVWDVIEGTANNKASMLQDVEAGRPTERAAILGPLIAAARQHGLTVPILEALDKALAKLEARY, from the coding sequence ATGAACGCATCACACTGGATACTTGGCCCGGGCGCAATAGGCCGACTGCTCGCCCACTCGCTCGCGCCAACGTGCGAGGTCACGCTGATTGGCCGGCGCGCGCTGCCACTTTTTCAAACGCTGCACTCTGCAAAAGGCGAGCGACGAACGCAATCGATAACCTGCGCCACGCCCGCCCAGTTGACGCAGGGGGCGTCTGCGCCGCCCGCGTGGCTGCATATCACCACCAAAGCCATGGCCGTCGAGCCAGCGTTTGAGACGTTGCACGCGCTGCTACCGGCCACTACCCCGCTGGTACTTTGGCAAAACGGCTTTCTCACGCAGCCTGAACTCACCAACCGATGGCCCGGCCCGGTGCTATGTGCCAGCACAACGGAAGGCGCGTATGTCACCGGTAATGACCGTATCGATCACGCCGGGCGTGGGCACACCTTCATCGGCAACCTGAACGGACGCCACACCGCTTTGGCACAGGCGCTGGCAGCACAACTTGATCGCGCCGGGCTTGCGACCACCGCCGTCGACGATATTCGGCGCCGACTGTGGCAGAAGCTGGCGGTGAACGCCGCAATCAATCCATTAGTGGCCATCCATGGCATACGCAACGGCGAGCTGCGCGGCGCGGCTTATGCCAGTGACGTCGAGGCAGTGATCCGCGAAGTCGCGGCCATCATGGCGCTTGAGAAGATCGTGGCACCGGATGGGGGTGATGAGCAGGATAGCTGGCGGGCACTGGTGTGGGACGTGATTGAGGGCACCGCAAATAACAAGGCGTCGATGCTGCAGGATGTGGAGGCCGGCCGACCCACCGAACGGGCGGCGATTCTGGGGCCCCTGATCGCGGCCGCTCGGCAGCACGGCTTGACGGTGCCGATTTTGGAAGCGCTGGACAAGGCGCTGGCCAAACTGGAAGCGCGTTATTAG
- a CDS encoding PAS domain-containing methyl-accepting chemotaxis protein: protein MPGLPIASDIAIRSLLMFNLRLKKKPKTQRGGVATLRQIQNQMERGMLSITLDADLRISALNQGFASALGYKREQLLGKPLKDFLPTYVTELPCFRAFNQAIAAFDPVNDNYRYLHADGSLVWLNIDWLPIRKRSGKLSFVQGYGREVTQKVEGAKESESFIAALLRSTAVIQFNLDGTIITANEQFLQATGYRLENIAGRHHRMFCPRDVVESPEYAGFWQKLNSGEYVSDRFKRLDSRGNEVWLEASYNPVYNADGHLCKVVKFASVVTDQVAREALVREGATLAFEVSQQTDISAKKGANVVQQTVDTMRQIAEEMQAANGSIEALSQQSVQINAIVQTISGIAVQTNLLAINAAIEAARAGEQGRGFAVVADAVRKLAASTSAATVEIGGVVEKNQRLSDDVTRQMLNTREEAEQGLELASQAGSVILEIQEGAQQVVDAIQRFSNDLK, encoded by the coding sequence ATGCCAGGCTTGCCGATAGCTAGCGATATCGCTATCCGGAGTTTGCTGATGTTTAACCTTCGCCTCAAGAAAAAACCAAAAACTCAGCGTGGAGGAGTCGCAACGCTTCGTCAGATCCAGAACCAGATGGAGCGGGGAATGCTGTCCATCACGCTGGACGCTGACCTGCGTATTTCAGCGCTTAATCAAGGCTTTGCCAGTGCGCTGGGTTACAAGCGCGAGCAGTTGTTAGGCAAACCGTTAAAAGACTTTCTTCCGACGTACGTGACGGAGCTACCCTGCTTTCGAGCCTTTAATCAGGCCATCGCCGCGTTCGACCCCGTCAATGACAACTATCGCTACCTACATGCCGACGGTTCGCTCGTCTGGCTGAATATCGACTGGCTACCGATACGTAAAAGAAGCGGCAAGCTCTCTTTCGTTCAGGGCTACGGGCGCGAGGTCACTCAGAAAGTCGAAGGGGCCAAGGAGAGTGAGTCGTTCATTGCGGCGCTGCTTCGCTCCACCGCCGTGATCCAGTTCAACCTCGATGGCACCATCATTACTGCCAACGAGCAGTTTTTGCAGGCAACGGGCTACCGGCTGGAAAACATCGCTGGCCGCCACCACCGCATGTTCTGCCCCAGGGACGTAGTGGAATCGCCGGAGTACGCAGGCTTTTGGCAAAAGCTCAATAGCGGTGAATACGTGTCGGACCGCTTTAAACGGCTCGATAGCCGAGGCAATGAAGTTTGGCTGGAAGCCAGCTATAACCCGGTTTACAACGCCGATGGCCATCTCTGTAAAGTGGTGAAGTTTGCAAGCGTCGTCACCGACCAGGTGGCGCGAGAAGCCCTGGTACGCGAAGGCGCCACCCTGGCGTTTGAAGTATCACAACAAACCGATATCAGCGCAAAGAAAGGCGCGAACGTCGTGCAGCAGACCGTCGACACCATGCGCCAAATTGCGGAGGAAATGCAGGCCGCGAACGGCAGTATCGAAGCGCTGAGTCAACAGTCGGTACAGATAAACGCCATCGTCCAAACGATCAGCGGCATTGCGGTGCAGACCAACCTGTTGGCGATCAACGCCGCCATCGAAGCCGCGCGGGCCGGCGAACAGGGGCGCGGGTTCGCGGTCGTGGCCGACGCGGTACGAAAATTGGCAGCCAGCACCAGCGCCGCTACGGTGGAGATCGGCGGCGTGGTAGAAAAAAACCAGCGGTTGTCGGATGACGTCACGCGGCAGATGCTCAACACCCGAGAAGAAGCGGAGCAAGGGCTGGAGCTTGCAAGCCAGGCGGGCAGCGTCATTCTGGAAATTCAGGAAGGCGCCCAGCAGGTGGTGGATGCGATACAGCGTTTCTCCAACGACCTGAAGTAG
- the rfaH gene encoding transcription/translation regulatory transformer protein RfaH yields MPYPSSVSTRGHWYAIQCKGNESFRAEENLLRQGYTVFHPTLSVRKKRGGRLVHVTEPLFPHYLFIFLDQIQSNWRPIRSTRGVSKLVAFGQQPAVIDEELIHSLKHQCSPQQVGLSFEKGQTVSLESGPFTGRTAIFQQELERAGTGEERAIILLQWLNRTHEVEVPVAHLT; encoded by the coding sequence ATGCCTTATCCTTCATCAGTCTCTACCCGTGGTCATTGGTACGCTATTCAATGCAAGGGAAACGAATCTTTTAGAGCTGAAGAAAATCTGCTAAGACAAGGGTATACCGTTTTCCATCCGACGCTTTCGGTTCGAAAAAAACGCGGTGGCCGTCTCGTACACGTGACTGAGCCGCTGTTTCCTCATTATCTGTTTATTTTTCTGGACCAGATACAAAGTAATTGGCGACCTATTCGCTCTACGCGTGGGGTTAGCAAACTGGTTGCCTTTGGTCAGCAGCCCGCGGTGATCGATGAGGAGCTTATTCATTCACTCAAGCATCAATGCAGCCCGCAGCAGGTTGGACTCTCATTCGAAAAAGGGCAAACGGTGTCTCTGGAAAGCGGCCCTTTCACCGGGCGCACAGCGATTTTTCAACAGGAGCTGGAACGTGCCGGCACGGGGGAAGAGCGCGCCATTATCTTGTTACAGTGGCTCAATCGTACCCACGAGGTGGAAGTTCCGGTTGCTCATCTGACGTGA
- a CDS encoding DoxX family protein, which yields MSLILIALFFLSGGIAHFALTDFFILAMPDYLGFHRELVLISGVFELLGAVGILVPSTRKLAVWGLIALMVAVFPANVHMALHPEAFPSIPVWLLYARLPLQALLIAFVWWAIHRKAPR from the coding sequence TTGTCCCTTATCCTGATAGCGCTATTCTTTTTGTCAGGCGGCATTGCCCATTTCGCCCTGACCGATTTCTTCATTCTGGCCATGCCGGACTATCTGGGTTTTCACCGGGAGCTGGTGCTCATCAGCGGTGTCTTCGAGCTGTTGGGCGCCGTGGGTATTCTGGTTCCATCGACTCGAAAGCTGGCGGTCTGGGGGCTGATAGCGCTGATGGTGGCCGTGTTTCCGGCCAATGTGCATATGGCGCTTCATCCCGAGGCGTTTCCCTCCATCCCCGTGTGGCTTCTTTATGCTCGCTTGCCGCTTCAGGCGCTGCTGATCGCGTTCGTCTGGTGGGCCATTCATCGCAAAGCGCCCCGCTGA
- a CDS encoding M48 family metallopeptidase has translation MLAIVVLLAGCDETPTGRSRLALVPQTLMAQMGQDSFEQLQNTNRLSQNESANRLVQCVARHVVAGAEASYPDLVFPDRWEVVVFEEASPNAFALPGGRIGVHSGLLNVAQTPSQLATVIAHEVAHVLADHGNERLTQELGIKAGLLVVGMLGEGELGQQQLMQALGIGAQLGITLPFSRTHEQEADRMGLIIMARAGFDPSESVALWRNMARAGGDQPPELLSTHPAHQSRISALEQQQEATQRVYRSVTHAQCPG, from the coding sequence CTGCTGGCAATTGTGGTGCTACTGGCCGGCTGCGATGAAACGCCGACCGGACGCTCGCGGCTGGCGCTGGTACCGCAGACCCTGATGGCGCAGATGGGGCAGGACTCTTTCGAGCAGCTGCAAAACACTAATCGCTTGAGCCAGAACGAGTCGGCCAATCGGCTCGTGCAGTGCGTAGCGCGCCACGTCGTGGCTGGCGCCGAAGCCAGCTACCCCGATCTCGTGTTTCCCGACCGCTGGGAGGTCGTGGTGTTCGAGGAGGCCTCGCCCAACGCCTTCGCGCTGCCCGGCGGACGTATCGGCGTGCACAGCGGTTTGCTCAACGTGGCCCAGACGCCGAGCCAGCTGGCCACCGTCATCGCTCACGAGGTCGCCCACGTGCTGGCCGATCACGGCAACGAGCGTTTGACGCAGGAGCTGGGTATCAAGGCGGGGCTTTTGGTGGTGGGCATGCTCGGGGAAGGGGAGCTGGGTCAGCAGCAGCTCATGCAGGCGCTGGGTATTGGTGCCCAGCTCGGAATCACGCTGCCGTTTAGCCGCACGCACGAGCAAGAGGCCGACCGCATGGGGCTGATCATCATGGCTCGTGCCGGGTTCGACCCGAGTGAAAGCGTTGCGCTTTGGCGTAACATGGCTAGAGCCGGTGGCGACCAGCCGCCGGAGCTTCTTTCCACGCACCCGGCACACCAATCACGTATTAGCGCGCTGGAGCAACAGCAGGAAGCGACCCAACGCGTTTACCGGTCGGTAACCCACGCCCAGTGCCCAGGTTAA
- a CDS encoding S8 family serine peptidase: MANDSHPNSHTPSAAPLRSVACGSHRLLMAAVERDSGCLETGRYLISFRDGMLDEGIEALKACQFRVADARDFDGQAVNLEEAGDAEAMIFPELGVVLIGGDALESRGMSIHDDAFKCPAIEIIEPEYFAFAENSEYLRGFLSAANAIARDLGGDRSECDEDAPINNDITWGLARCKVAQSRFTGAGIKVAVLDSGMDMNHPDFTGRAVESRSFVGEPVQDMNGHGTHCIGTATGPRNAAGKTPGYGVAFEAAIFAGKVLTNAGGSTGGSVLAGMNWAVANRCEVISMSLGSQSPVQTAYTRAGAAALEKGCLVIAASGNDNAPTGAPANSPTIFSVGSLDPNLARSNFSNVGKVEIAAPGRDVFSAWPRPVNYKSISGTSMATPHVAGCAALWAQSDASLRGASLWQRLIASAQSLPLSEEQVGAGLVQAP; encoded by the coding sequence ATGGCCAACGATTCCCACCCCAATAGTCACACACCCAGTGCCGCGCCGCTTCGCTCCGTCGCCTGTGGCTCGCATCGGCTATTGATGGCCGCGGTCGAGCGCGACAGCGGCTGTCTGGAAACCGGGCGGTATCTGATCAGTTTTCGCGACGGAATGCTCGATGAGGGCATCGAAGCGCTAAAAGCGTGCCAGTTCAGGGTAGCGGATGCCCGAGACTTCGACGGTCAGGCAGTCAATCTGGAAGAGGCCGGCGACGCCGAAGCGATGATCTTCCCGGAACTTGGCGTGGTATTGATCGGCGGTGATGCGTTGGAAAGTCGCGGTATGAGTATTCATGACGACGCCTTTAAATGCCCTGCCATCGAGATCATCGAGCCCGAGTACTTCGCCTTTGCGGAGAACTCCGAGTACCTGCGCGGTTTCCTGAGTGCCGCCAACGCCATCGCGCGAGACCTGGGCGGAGATCGATCCGAGTGCGATGAGGACGCCCCGATCAACAACGATATTACCTGGGGGCTTGCGCGCTGTAAGGTGGCCCAAAGCCGATTCACCGGGGCGGGCATCAAGGTGGCGGTGTTGGACTCCGGCATGGATATGAATCATCCGGATTTCACTGGCCGTGCGGTCGAAAGCCGCTCGTTTGTCGGTGAGCCGGTGCAGGACATGAACGGTCATGGTACCCACTGTATCGGCACCGCGACGGGCCCGCGAAACGCCGCGGGCAAAACGCCGGGCTATGGCGTGGCGTTCGAGGCGGCCATTTTCGCGGGCAAGGTGCTGACCAACGCCGGCGGCAGCACCGGCGGCAGCGTACTGGCCGGCATGAACTGGGCGGTGGCGAATCGCTGCGAGGTGATTTCGATGTCGCTGGGTAGCCAAAGCCCGGTACAGACGGCTTACACCCGGGCAGGCGCGGCGGCGCTCGAAAAAGGGTGTCTGGTGATCGCGGCGTCCGGCAACGACAATGCCCCGACCGGTGCTCCGGCAAATTCGCCGACCATCTTCTCGGTCGGCTCGCTCGACCCAAACCTTGCGCGCTCGAACTTTTCCAACGTGGGCAAGGTCGAGATCGCCGCCCCCGGGCGTGATGTGTTTTCCGCCTGGCCGCGGCCGGTCAATTACAAGAGCATCAGTGGCACCAGCATGGCCACGCCCCACGTGGCCGGTTGCGCCGCCCTCTGGGCGCAGTCGGACGCCTCGCTGCGCGGTGCGAGCCTGTGGCAGCGGCTTATAGCGTCGGCCCAATCGCTGCCTCTAAGCGAGGAGCAGGTCGGTGCCGGGCTGGTTCAGGCGCCTTGA
- a CDS encoding NUDIX hydrolase: MTHDWLAFAKSLRSIAQTGQTYTTNKYELERYRQLETLTNQMFAVLGDVPVEKIENLIIPDKGYATPKVDVRGAVFDEHGRVLLVREIKDGLWTLPGGWADINESPSEGVLKEIFEESGYRASHPRLAMLKDRSLHPYAYYSPDHIYKLFYVCTLEGGAFVANNETDAADFFALNDLPPLSEGRTLPIDIHECWAFAASNAPGIYSD; encoded by the coding sequence ATGACTCACGATTGGCTCGCCTTTGCCAAGTCGCTTCGTTCCATCGCCCAAACCGGCCAGACCTACACCACCAACAAGTACGAGCTCGAGCGCTACCGCCAGCTCGAAACGCTGACCAATCAAATGTTCGCGGTGCTGGGCGACGTACCCGTGGAGAAGATCGAAAACCTGATCATTCCGGACAAGGGCTACGCCACGCCCAAGGTGGATGTGCGCGGCGCAGTGTTCGATGAGCACGGCCGGGTGCTGTTGGTGCGGGAGATCAAGGATGGCCTTTGGACGCTGCCCGGCGGCTGGGCGGACATCAACGAAAGCCCCAGTGAAGGCGTATTGAAGGAGATTTTTGAGGAGTCCGGCTACCGGGCAAGCCATCCGCGACTCGCCATGCTCAAGGACCGGAGCCTTCACCCGTACGCCTACTACTCGCCGGACCACATCTACAAGCTGTTTTACGTTTGCACGCTGGAAGGCGGCGCGTTCGTGGCCAACAACGAAACCGACGCCGCGGACTTCTTCGCCCTCAACGATCTGCCGCCGCTCTCCGAAGGCCGCACGCTGCCCATCGATATTCACGAGTGCTGGGCTTTTGCGGCCTCCAACGCGCCGGGGATCTATAGCGATTAA
- a CDS encoding M20 family metallopeptidase, whose translation MTTATATAHANRQHAIDLALETLSSGEFYDTLARRVALRTVSQDAECRATLSAYLDDEIEPLLSRLGFTCRRIPNPKEGLPPLLIGERIEDVSLPTLLLYGHGDVTDGQESTWSDGIDPWTLTFVDGRVYGRGTADNKGQHSVNLAALEAVIEARGGTLGYNVKMLFEMSEEIGSPGLEETCRLYRDALSSDLFLASDGPRIRDDMPTLFLGSRGVLQLKLTLDTGNGGRHSGNWGGVITNPAAVLSNALATLVSQRGEVLVDFLKAPAISEDVARLIRDLPVGGGAMDPMINPAWGEASLTDGERLYGANTLEILGISAGRTDKPVGAVPERAEAVLQLRFIKGTDWQAAETNLRQHLDRLGFEDIALEMLGGYAATRLDPSHPWVGFVAASAEQSLDGQVHILPNLGGTIPNHCFSDVLGLPTVWLPHSYPACNQHAPNEHLLESIVREGLVMAAGLFWDLGEAQTKMAFKKATF comes from the coding sequence ATGACGACCGCGACCGCAACCGCGCATGCCAACCGACAACACGCCATCGACCTAGCGCTTGAAACGCTCTCCAGCGGCGAGTTTTACGATACTCTGGCACGCCGCGTTGCCCTGCGCACGGTGAGCCAGGACGCAGAGTGCAGAGCAACGCTGTCGGCGTACCTGGACGATGAGATCGAGCCGCTGTTGAGCCGACTTGGCTTCACCTGCCGGCGCATTCCCAATCCGAAAGAGGGCCTGCCGCCGCTTTTGATCGGTGAGCGTATCGAGGATGTGTCGTTGCCGACACTGCTGCTTTACGGCCACGGCGATGTCACCGATGGCCAGGAGAGTACCTGGAGTGACGGTATCGACCCCTGGACGCTCACCTTCGTCGATGGCCGCGTGTACGGGCGCGGCACCGCGGACAACAAGGGTCAGCATAGCGTTAACCTCGCCGCCCTCGAAGCAGTGATCGAGGCGCGCGGCGGCACGCTAGGCTACAACGTCAAGATGCTGTTCGAAATGAGCGAAGAGATCGGCTCGCCCGGGCTCGAAGAGACCTGCCGGCTCTACCGCGACGCGCTTTCATCGGATCTGTTTCTTGCCTCTGACGGCCCGCGCATTCGCGACGACATGCCCACCCTGTTTCTCGGCTCTCGCGGGGTGCTGCAGCTCAAGCTGACGCTTGATACCGGAAACGGCGGGCGCCATTCCGGCAATTGGGGCGGCGTGATCACTAACCCGGCGGCGGTACTGAGTAACGCTCTGGCCACACTCGTTTCCCAACGCGGCGAAGTGCTCGTCGACTTTCTCAAGGCACCGGCGATCAGTGAAGACGTCGCGCGGCTGATTCGCGACTTGCCGGTGGGCGGTGGCGCCATGGACCCGATGATCAACCCGGCCTGGGGGGAGGCATCGCTCACCGACGGCGAGCGGCTTTATGGTGCCAACACGCTCGAAATTCTGGGGATTAGCGCCGGGCGCACCGACAAGCCCGTCGGCGCGGTACCTGAGCGCGCCGAGGCCGTGCTTCAGCTTCGCTTTATCAAAGGCACCGATTGGCAGGCCGCCGAGACCAACCTGCGACAGCATCTGGACCGCTTGGGCTTCGAGGATATTGCCCTCGAGATGCTGGGCGGCTACGCCGCGACCCGCCTGGACCCGAGCCACCCCTGGGTCGGCTTTGTCGCCGCATCCGCCGAGCAAAGCCTCGACGGCCAGGTTCACATTCTACCCAATCTGGGCGGCACGATCCCCAATCACTGCTTTTCCGACGTGCTGGGCCTTCCCACGGTCTGGCTGCCCCACTCCTACCCGGCGTGCAATCAGCACGCCCCGAACGAGCACCTGCTGGAAAGCATCGTTCGTGAAGGGCTTGTCATGGCGGCAGGGCTCTTCTGGGACTTGGGCGAGGCCCAAACGAAGATGGCGTTCAAGAAAGCCACCTTTTAG
- a CDS encoding LysR family transcriptional regulator, giving the protein MQELNLRYFQSVARTGSLSAAAGELHVAVSAVSRQITNLEQRLELKLFNRQPRGMVLTEAGRLLQAYALRNQLELDSVVEQMRGATARQRQTIRVACPDGMAWHCLPSVIARFVIDHPEIGFDIEVVESARASELVKQGSVDIALTFSLSVDIGVQVVSSYSAAIGALMRNDHPLAVVEALEMKDLADYPLTVSDTGSTVRYLFDVACSLSGVTLHPRITCNTLGVTYTAVSEHSNMVGLCSAMSVSGRVQQAGLVHIPFKEPQLAQRSLQVQVMADRLLPEHTERFLDTLSAALSEAEKTAFAGKGEGGK; this is encoded by the coding sequence ATGCAGGAACTCAACTTGCGGTACTTTCAAAGTGTGGCGAGAACCGGCTCGCTGTCGGCGGCGGCGGGGGAGCTTCACGTGGCGGTGTCGGCGGTCAGCCGTCAAATCACCAATCTGGAGCAGCGTCTGGAGCTCAAGCTGTTCAACCGTCAGCCGCGGGGTATGGTGCTGACCGAGGCGGGCAGACTGCTTCAGGCCTATGCGCTTCGCAACCAGCTGGAGCTCGACAGCGTGGTCGAGCAGATGCGCGGGGCAACGGCCCGGCAGCGCCAGACCATCCGCGTGGCCTGCCCGGACGGCATGGCCTGGCACTGTCTGCCCAGCGTCATTGCCCGCTTTGTTATCGATCATCCGGAAATCGGTTTCGATATCGAGGTCGTCGAGTCCGCTCGTGCCTCTGAGCTCGTCAAACAGGGTAGCGTTGATATCGCGCTGACGTTCAGCCTGTCGGTGGATATCGGCGTGCAGGTGGTGTCGAGCTACAGCGCCGCGATCGGCGCACTGATGAGAAACGATCACCCGCTGGCGGTTGTTGAGGCGCTGGAGATGAAGGATCTGGCCGACTACCCGCTGACCGTGTCGGACACCGGGTCGACGGTGCGTTATCTGTTCGACGTGGCGTGCAGCCTCTCCGGTGTAACGCTTCACCCGCGCATCACCTGTAACACGTTGGGCGTGACGTACACCGCGGTCAGCGAGCATTCGAACATGGTGGGTCTTTGCAGCGCGATGTCGGTCAGTGGGCGCGTGCAACAGGCAGGGCTTGTTCACATTCCGTTCAAGGAGCCTCAACTGGCCCAGCGCAGCCTGCAGGTGCAGGTGATGGCAGATCGCCTTTTGCCCGAGCACACCGAGCGGTTTTTGGACACGCTCAGCGCAGCGCTGAGCGAGGCAGAAAAAACCGCCTTCGCCGGAAAGGGCGAAGGCGGTAAGTGA